One Pseudomonas brassicacearum genomic region harbors:
- the rlmB gene encoding 23S rRNA (guanosine(2251)-2'-O)-methyltransferase RlmB — MSQLEKIYGVHAVEALLRHHPKRVKQIWLAEGRSDPRVQTLIELASESRVAVGQAERREMDAWVEGVHQGVVAEVSPSQVWGEAMLDELLDRTEGAPLLLVLDGVTDPHNLGACLRSADAAGALAVIVPKDKSATLTPVVRKVACGAAEVIPLVAVTNLARTLEKLQQRGLWVVGTAGEAEVSIYDQDLTGPTILIMGAEGKGMRRLTREHCDYLVKLPMAGSVSSLNVSVATGVCLFEALRQRSVKAVAKKP, encoded by the coding sequence ATGAGTCAGTTGGAAAAAATCTACGGCGTGCATGCCGTGGAGGCGTTGCTGCGTCATCACCCCAAGCGGGTCAAGCAGATCTGGTTGGCGGAAGGCCGCAGTGATCCGCGGGTCCAGACGCTGATCGAGTTGGCCAGCGAAAGTCGTGTGGCGGTCGGCCAGGCTGAGCGGCGCGAGATGGATGCCTGGGTCGAAGGCGTGCACCAAGGCGTTGTGGCCGAAGTCAGCCCCAGCCAGGTCTGGGGCGAGGCGATGCTCGACGAGCTGCTCGATCGCACCGAGGGTGCGCCATTGTTGCTGGTGCTGGACGGCGTGACCGATCCGCATAACCTCGGCGCTTGCCTGCGTTCGGCGGATGCGGCCGGTGCGTTGGCGGTCATTGTACCTAAAGACAAGTCGGCGACGTTGACACCGGTGGTGCGTAAAGTCGCCTGCGGCGCGGCGGAAGTGATTCCGCTGGTGGCCGTGACCAACCTGGCGCGTACCCTGGAGAAACTCCAGCAGCGCGGCCTGTGGGTGGTCGGTACGGCGGGCGAGGCAGAGGTCAGTATTTATGACCAGGACCTGACTGGTCCGACCATCCTGATCATGGGCGCCGAGGGCAAGGGCATGCGTCGCCTGACCCGTGAGCATTGCGATTACCTGGTCAAGCTGCCGATGGCGGGCAGCGTCAGCAGCCTCAACGTCTCAGTCGCGACCGGTGTGTGCCTGTTCGAGGCCCTGCGCCAGCGTAGCGTGAAGGCTGTCGCCAAGAAGCCTTAA
- the rplI gene encoding 50S ribosomal protein L9, with the protein MQLILLEKIANLGNLGDKVNVKAGYGRNYLLPFGKATAATAANLAAFEERRAELEKAAADRKASAESRAAQLAELEVTITATAGDEGKLFGSIGTHDIADALTASGVEVAKSEVRLPNGTIRNVGEFDVAVHLHAEVEATVRVVVVAA; encoded by the coding sequence ATGCAACTGATCCTTCTGGAAAAAATCGCCAACCTGGGCAACCTGGGCGACAAAGTAAACGTTAAGGCCGGTTACGGCCGTAACTACCTGCTGCCTTTCGGCAAAGCCACCGCTGCGACCGCTGCCAACCTGGCTGCGTTCGAAGAGCGTCGCGCTGAGCTGGAAAAAGCCGCCGCAGACCGTAAAGCATCGGCTGAAAGCCGTGCTGCCCAACTGGCCGAGCTGGAAGTGACCATCACTGCCACCGCTGGCGACGAAGGCAAGCTGTTCGGTTCGATCGGTACTCACGACATCGCTGACGCACTGACCGCCTCCGGCGTTGAAGTAGCGAAAAGCGAAGTTCGTCTGCCGAACGGCACCATCCGCAACGTAGGCGAATTCGACGTAGCCGTGCACCTGCACGCCGAAGTTGAAGCCACCGTACGCGTTGTCGTGGTAGCAGCTTAA
- the rpsR gene encoding 30S ribosomal protein S18, translated as MARFFRRRKFCRFTAEDVKEIDYKDLNTLKAYVSETGKIVPSRITGTKARYQRQLATAIKRARFLALLAYTDSHGR; from the coding sequence ATGGCACGTTTCTTCCGTCGTCGTAAATTCTGCCGCTTCACCGCTGAAGACGTGAAAGAGATCGATTACAAAGATCTCAACACTCTGAAAGCCTACGTATCCGAGACCGGCAAAATCGTTCCAAGCCGTATCACCGGTACCAAAGCTCGTTATCAGCGTCAGCTGGCCACCGCTATCAAGCGCGCCCGCTTCCTGGCCCTGCTGGCCTACACCGACAGCCACGGCCGCTGA
- the rnr gene encoding ribonuclease R — MADWQSLDPEAAREAEKYENPIPSRELILAHLADRGSPASREQLVEEFGLTTEDQLEALRRRLRAMERDAQLIYTRRGTYAPVDKLDLILGRIAGHRDGFGFLIPDDGSDDLFMSPAQMRLVFDGDRALARVSGLDRRGRREGVIVEVVSRAHESIVGRYFEEGGIGFVVADNPKIQQEVLVTPGRNANAKVGQFVEVKITHWPTPRFQPQGDVVEVVGNYMAPGMEIDVALRTYDIPHVWPEAVLKEAAKLKPEVEEKDKEKRIDLRHLPFVTIDGEDARDFDDAVYCEAKPGKLRLFSGGWKLYVAIADVSSYVKLGSALDTEAQVRGNSVYFPERVVPMLPEQLSNGLCSLNPQVDRLAMVCEMTISKSGEMTDYCFYEAVIHSHARLTYNKVSAMLETPKLAESRKLRGEYTDVVPHLKELYSLYKVLLAARHVRGAIDFETQETRIIFGSERKIAEIRPTVRNDAHKLIEECMLAANVATAEFLKKHEIPALYRVHDGPPPERLEKLRAFLGELGLSLHKGKDGPSPKDYQALLASIKDRPDFHLIQTVMLRSLSQAVYSADNQGHFGLNYEAYTHFTSPIRRYPDLLTHRAIRSVIHSKMNTPHVKRAGAMSIPKARIYPYDEAALEQLGEQCSMSERRADEATRDVVNWLKCEFMKDRVGESFPGVITAVTGFGLFVELTDIYVEGLVHVTALPGDYYHFDPVHHRLAGERTGRSFRLGDTVEVRVMRVDLDERKIDFEMAEKTISAPIGRKKRGSETAAPAAKTAAEPASSKSGRRGPAKEKAVEAYRPSDAAAKNAELRKSREMKQALLAEAKSGGKAASGGKAGRSAPDKATSKPSKHRKGPPKAGSAPAKSGGARKPKAKS, encoded by the coding sequence TCTCGCCGATCGGGGTTCGCCTGCTAGCCGCGAGCAGTTGGTTGAAGAGTTCGGTCTGACCACCGAAGACCAGCTCGAAGCCCTGCGCCGCCGTCTGCGCGCCATGGAACGCGACGCTCAACTGATCTACACCCGGCGCGGCACTTATGCCCCTGTGGATAAACTCGACCTGATCCTGGGCCGCATCGCCGGTCACCGCGATGGCTTCGGCTTTCTGATTCCGGACGACGGCAGCGATGACTTGTTCATGAGCCCGGCGCAAATGCGCCTGGTGTTCGACGGTGACCGGGCGCTGGCCCGCGTGTCCGGCCTGGACCGCCGCGGTCGTCGTGAAGGCGTGATCGTCGAGGTGGTGTCCCGTGCCCACGAAAGCATCGTCGGCCGTTACTTCGAAGAAGGCGGCATCGGCTTCGTCGTCGCCGACAACCCGAAGATCCAGCAGGAAGTGCTGGTCACCCCAGGCCGTAACGCCAACGCCAAGGTCGGTCAGTTCGTCGAGGTGAAGATCACTCATTGGCCAACCCCGCGCTTTCAGCCTCAGGGCGATGTGGTCGAAGTGGTCGGCAACTATATGGCGCCGGGCATGGAGATCGATGTTGCCCTGCGCACCTACGACATCCCGCACGTCTGGCCGGAAGCGGTCCTCAAGGAAGCCGCCAAGCTCAAGCCGGAAGTCGAGGAGAAGGACAAAGAGAAGCGCATCGACCTGCGCCACTTGCCGTTCGTCACCATCGACGGTGAAGACGCCCGGGACTTCGACGATGCGGTCTACTGCGAAGCCAAGCCTGGCAAGTTGCGCCTGTTCTCCGGCGGCTGGAAGCTGTACGTCGCCATTGCCGACGTCTCCAGTTATGTGAAGCTCGGTTCGGCGCTGGATACCGAAGCCCAGGTGCGCGGTAACTCGGTGTACTTCCCCGAGCGCGTCGTGCCGATGCTGCCTGAGCAACTGTCCAACGGGTTGTGCTCGCTCAACCCGCAGGTCGATCGCCTGGCCATGGTCTGCGAAATGACCATCTCCAAATCCGGCGAAATGACCGATTACTGCTTCTATGAAGCGGTGATCCATTCTCATGCTCGCCTGACCTACAACAAGGTCAGCGCCATGCTGGAAACGCCAAAGCTGGCCGAGTCGCGCAAGCTTCGCGGTGAATACACCGACGTCGTGCCGCACCTCAAGGAGCTGTACTCGCTCTACAAAGTGCTGCTCGCGGCCCGTCATGTGCGCGGTGCGATCGATTTTGAAACCCAGGAAACCCGGATCATTTTCGGCTCCGAGCGCAAGATCGCCGAGATTCGTCCGACGGTGCGCAACGATGCTCACAAACTGATCGAGGAATGCATGCTGGCCGCCAACGTGGCCACTGCCGAATTCCTGAAGAAACACGAAATCCCTGCGCTGTACCGGGTCCACGACGGTCCGCCGCCGGAGCGTCTGGAAAAACTGCGGGCGTTCCTCGGTGAACTCGGCCTGTCCCTGCACAAGGGCAAGGACGGTCCGTCGCCCAAGGATTACCAGGCCTTGCTGGCCAGTATCAAGGACCGCCCGGACTTCCACCTGATCCAGACCGTCATGCTGCGCTCGTTGAGCCAGGCGGTGTACAGCGCCGATAACCAGGGCCACTTCGGCCTGAATTACGAAGCCTATACCCACTTCACTTCGCCGATCCGCCGCTACCCCGATCTGCTCACGCACCGGGCGATCCGCAGCGTCATCCATTCGAAGATGAACACCCCGCACGTCAAGCGTGCCGGTGCGATGAGCATTCCGAAGGCGCGCATCTATCCGTACGACGAAGCAGCCCTTGAGCAACTCGGCGAGCAGTGCTCGATGAGTGAGCGTCGTGCCGACGAAGCAACTCGCGACGTCGTGAACTGGCTCAAGTGTGAGTTCATGAAAGATCGCGTGGGTGAGTCGTTCCCGGGCGTGATCACTGCCGTGACCGGTTTTGGCCTGTTCGTCGAACTGACCGACATCTACGTCGAAGGTCTGGTGCACGTCACCGCGCTGCCGGGCGATTACTACCACTTCGACCCTGTGCACCACCGCTTGGCGGGCGAGCGCACCGGCCGCAGTTTCCGGCTTGGCGATACCGTCGAGGTGCGGGTGATGCGCGTCGACCTCGACGAACGCAAGATCGACTTCGAGATGGCCGAAAAAACCATCAGCGCGCCGATCGGCCGCAAGAAGCGCGGTAGCGAAACCGCCGCGCCTGCGGCCAAGACCGCCGCCGAACCTGCGTCGTCCAAGTCCGGGCGTCGCGGCCCGGCCAAGGAAAAAGCCGTCGAGGCCTATCGTCCGAGCGATGCGGCGGCGAAAAACGCCGAGCTGCGCAAAAGCCGTGAAATGAAGCAGGCGTTGCTTGCCGAAGCCAAAAGCGGTGGTAAAGCGGCGTCTGGGGGAAAGGCCGGACGGTCGGCCCCGGACAAGGCGACCAGCAAGCCGAGCAAGCACCGTAAAGGCCCGCCAAAAGCGGGCTCAGCCCCAGCCAAAAGCGGCGGGGCGCGTAAACCCAAGGCCAAGTCATGA
- the rpsF gene encoding 30S ribosomal protein S6 — MRHYEIIFLVHPDQSEQVGGMVERYTKLIEEDGGKIHRLEDWGRRQLAYAINNVHKAHYVMLNVECTGKALAELEDNFRYNDAVIRNLVIRREEAVTGQSEMLKAEENRSERRERRDRPEHSDSAEGDDSDSDSDNSDNADE; from the coding sequence ATGCGTCATTACGAAATCATCTTTTTGGTCCACCCGGATCAAAGCGAGCAAGTCGGCGGCATGGTTGAGCGTTACACCAAGCTGATCGAAGAAGACGGCGGCAAAATCCACCGTCTGGAAGATTGGGGCCGTCGTCAACTGGCCTACGCAATCAACAATGTTCACAAGGCTCACTACGTGATGCTGAACGTTGAGTGCACCGGCAAGGCCCTGGCCGAGCTGGAAGACAACTTCCGCTACAACGATGCAGTGATCCGTAACCTGGTCATCCGTCGCGAAGAAGCCGTCACCGGCCAATCCGAGATGCTCAAGGCTGAAGAAAACCGCAGTGAGCGCCGTGAGCGTCGCGACCGTCCTGAGCACTCTGACAGCGCCGAAGGCGATGACAGCGATAGCGACAGCGACAACAGCGATAACGCTGACGAGTAA